CGGCCACCAAGACCTTGCTCAACGACGCCCGCCTGCGGGAGCACCTCGCCACGATCCGCGACCTGCGGGGGTCCAAGGTCGTCGTGCTCGCGCACCAGTCACGGCCGGGGAAGGACGACTTCACCTCGCTCGAGCCCCACGCGGAGCGGCTGTCGGCCCTGCTCGGGCGTCCCGTGAAGTTCGTCGATGGCCTCTACAACAAGGCGGCCCTCGATGCGATCCGCTCCCTGGACCCGGGAGAGGTCCTGGTCCTCGAGAACGTGCGGTTCTTCGCCGAGGAGGAGGCGCTCGCCGATCAGAAGATCGAGAAGATGGCGAAGACGCACATCGTGCGCAAGTTGGCGCCGCTCGCCCAGTATTTCGTCCTCGACGCGTTCGCCGCGGCGCACCGGGCGCAGCCGAGCCTTGTGGGCTTCGCGGATGTCTTGCCGACCCTCGCCGGCCGCGTCATGGAGAAGGAGCTCACCATGCTCCATCGGGCCATCCACAGCGAGGACCGGCCCAAGATCGCGATCTTCGGCGGCGTGAAGGCGGACGACTCAATCGCCGTCACGAAACACATGCTCGAGAAAGGGATCGTGGACAAAGTCCTGACATCGGGCGGGGTCGCGAACATGTTCCTTCAGGCCGACGGGAAGGATCCCGGCCCGTTAACGACCGAGTTCATGCGGAAGGAGGTCG
This is a stretch of genomic DNA from Thermoplasmata archaeon. It encodes these proteins:
- a CDS encoding phosphoglycerate kinase, with amino-acid sequence MARAFFTMDDFDLSGRTVLLRVDINSPIDPATKTLLNDARLREHLATIRDLRGSKVVVLAHQSRPGKDDFTSLEPHAERLSALLGRPVKFVDGLYNKAALDAIRSLDPGEVLVLENVRFFAEEEALADQKIEKMAKTHIVRKLAPLAQYFVLDAFAAAHRAQPSLVGFADVLPTLAGRVMEKELTMLHRAIHSEDRPKIAIFGGVKADDSIAVTKHMLEKGIVDKVLTSGGVANMFLQADGKDPGPLTTEFMRKEVEEYDTSVGQCKELLAKYRDRILMPTDVVLNDGGKRKAILAKELPSDLQVYDIGLDTIARYVEEINAARTIFFNGPAGVFEKEEFAVGTRELLQAIAASPAFSVVGGGHTVAAVEQYALENAMGHVSTGGGALINYLAGKELPLVAALERSYKKFSAKKE